Below is a window of Arthrobacter sp. SLBN-112 DNA.
GCTGGGATGCCAACCCGGACGGCAGCGGCGGCGCCGAACTGTGGGTGGCCAGCGATCTCGCGGCCCACCAGCAGGCCGGGGTGCTGCGGCACGACCACGTCCTGGGCATCGGGCAGGCGTCCACCACCCTGGTGCAGACCACCATTCGGCAGCACACCGAACGCGCCCTTGACCTGGGCACGGGCTGCGGCATCCAGGCCTTCCACCTGCTGCACCACTGCCAGCACGTGACCGCCACCGACATCTCCGAACGGGCCCTGGCCTATTCCCGCTTCAACATCCTGCTCAACGCCGAGCCGCTCTCCGTGGACCCGGACCGCCTCGAGGACCGGGTGAGCCTGCGCCTGGGCTCGCTGCTGGAGCCGGTGGCCGGCGAGGAGTTCGGCCTGGTGGTATCCAACCCGCCGTTCGTGATCACCCCGCGCAGTGCCGGCGAAGTGCCGGCCGGCCAGTTCACCTACCGCGACGGCGGCCTGCCGGGCGATGAGATCGTCGCCTCCCTGGTGGCGGACTTGCCCGGCATCCTGGCGCCGGGCGGCGCCGCCCAGATGCTGGGAAACTGGGAAGTCCCCGCCGGCGCCCACTGGGATGAGCGGCCAAGATCCTGGGTGCGGCCGGGCACCGATGCCTGGTTCATCCAGCGCGAGCAGGTCAGCCCGGAACAATACGCCGAAACCTGGCTCCAGGACGCCTCCGAATCCCGCGACCGGCAGCACTACCGGGACGCCTACGCCGCGTACCTTGCGGATTTCGCGTCCCGGGATGTGGCGGGCATCGGCTTCGGGATGGTGTGGCTGCGGCGCCCCGCTGCCGGCAGGCAGGCTGCCATCAACCGCTTCGAGGAAATCACGTACCCCATCGAGCAGCCCGTCGGACCCCACCTGGGCGCCGCCGTCGAACGCAGCGACTGGCTGGCCGGGCACCATCTTGCCGGCACCCACCTGCTCGTGGCCGACGACGTGACAGAGGAGCGCCACCAGCGCCCCGGCGCTGAACACCCGGGCGTGATCCTGCTCCGGCAGGGCGCTGGGCTGCGCCGCACCAACCTGATGAGCACCGAGCTGGCAGGGTTCGTATCCGCGTGCGACGGCGACCTGGCCGCCGGGCAGATCGCCGCCGCTTTGGAGGCCCTCCTGGGCGGAGAAGCCGGGTCCTTCCAGCGTTCGCTGCTTGCCGACGTGGCCAACCTGGTGCAGGACGGGTTCCTTATTCCGGCCGCGTTTACAGCCGGACAGTAAGGCCCCTTATGCCCCCGGCCGGGCCCCGTCTTTTCCACATGAATGCGCACGATTCCCCAAAATATGGTGAACTAGGCGAACATGGGCTCATCTGCCCCAGCAACCTTTTTCTGTAGGAGCACCGTGCCAAGCAAGGCCAAAACCGGCAAGAAACTCGTGATTGTGGAGTCTCCGGCCAAGAGCAAGACCATCGCCAAGTACCTCGGCGAGGGCTTCATCGTAGAGGCCTCCATCGGTCACATCCGCGACCTGCCGCAACCGTCCGAACTCCCCGCCGAGCTGAAGAAAACGTCGGTCGGCAAGTTCGCCGTCGATATCGACAACGACTTCAAGCCCTACTACGTGGTGTCCGCGGACAAGAAGAAAAAGGTGACTGAGCTCAAAGCTGCGCTCAAGGACGCCGACGAACTCTATCTCGCAACCGATGGGGACCGCGAGGGTGAAGCCATCGCGTGGCACCTGCTGGAAGTGCTCAAGCCCAAGGTCCCGGTCTACCGGATGACGTTCGGCGAAATCACCAAGGAGGCCATCCAGCGCGCCATGGGCAACCTGCGCGATGTTGACCAGGACCTGGTGGATGCCCAGGAAACCCGCCGCGTGCTGGACCGCCTCTACGGCTACGAGATCTCGCCCGTGTTGTGGCGCAAGGTGGCACGCGGCCTGTCCGCCGGCCGCGTGCAGTCCGTGGTGACCCGCATGGTGGTGGACCGCGAACGCGAACGCATGGCTTTTAAGGCTGCCTCGTACTGGGACCTGACCGGCCAGTTCGGCGCGGACTCCGGCTCGTTCAAGGCCAAGCTCGCCGCCGTTAATGGCGCCAAGGTGGCCAGCGGCCGCGACTTCAACGACAATGGCGAACTCACCGCCAAAAACGTGGCCCACCTCAACGAAGAGCTTGCAACGTCCCTGGCCGCCGGGCTCCAGGATGCGGACTTCCGCGTCCGTTCCGTGGACACCAAGCCGTACACCCGCCGCCCGGCCGCGCCGTTCACCACCTCCACGCTGCAGCAGGAGGCAGGCCGCAAGCTGCGCTTCTCCTCCAAGAGCACCATGCAGGTGGCCCAGCGGCTCTACGAAAACGGCTACATCACCTATATGCGTACGGACTCTTCGGCGCTGAGCGACGAGGCCATCACGGCCGCGCGCCGCCAGGCCTCGGAGCTCTACGGGCCGGAATACATTCCGCAATCCCCGCGTGTCTACTCCAACAAGGCCGCCAATGCGCAGGAAGCGCACGAGGCCATCCGTCCCGCAGGTGACTCCTTCCGCACGCCGGCCCAGGTTGCCAAGCAGCTCTCCGGGGACGAGTTCCGCCTGTATGAGCTCATTTGGAAGCGCACCGTGGCTTCCCAGATGGGCGATGCCAAGGGCTCGACGGCGACCATCCGCCTGGGTGCCGTAGCCACCGACGGACGGGACGCCGAGTTCTCCGCCTCCGGCACCGTCATCACCTTCCCCGGCTTCCTGGCCGCCTATGAAGAAGGCAAGGACGAGACCCGGGGCGACGACGAGTCCGACGAAGCACGCCGGCTGCCGAACGTGGCCAAGGATGACTCCCTCACGGCCTCTGACATCCAGGCGGTAGGCCACGAAACCTCGCCGCCGCCGCGTTTCACGGAGGCGTCCTTGACCGCCGAACTGGAGAAGAAGGGCATCGGCCGCCCGTCCACCTACGCGTCCACCATCTCCACCATCCAGGACCGCGGCTACGTCCGGAAGCAGGGCTCCGCCCTGGTGCCCAGCTGGATCGCGTTCTCGGTGATCCGGCTGCTGGAGCAGCACTTCAGCGACTACGTGGACTACGAGTTCACCGCCGACATGGAAGGCGACCTGGACAAGATCGCCAACGGCCAGGAGGCGGGCGCTTCCTGGCTCCGGCACTTCTACTTCGGCGAGGACTCCGAACCCGGCCTGCTCAGCATCGTCAACAACCTGGGCGAGATCGATGCCCGTGAGATCAACTCCATCCCGATCACCGACGACATCACGTTGCGGGTGGGCAAGTTCGGCCCGTACCTGGAAAGCTCGGCCGCCGTCGTTGATCCGAAGACCGGTGAGATCGTGGAGTCGGCCCGTGCCAACGTGCCCGAGGACCTGGCGCCGGACGAACTGACCGCGGCCAAAGCCATTGAGCTGATGGAGACGGCGGCGCCGGAGGAACGCGTGCTCGGTGCCGACCCGCACACGGGACACACGGTGGTGGCCAAGAACGGCCGCTACGGCGCCTACGTCACCGAAATCATCCCGGAGATGACCGACGAAGACCTGGCCAAGCAGCCGGTGGAGTACTACAAGAACGGCAAGCCCAAGCCGGCCAAGAAGCCGGTCAAGGCCAAGCCGCGCACGG
It encodes the following:
- a CDS encoding methyltransferase; the protein is MPRSPYEFTAGNTSDAPRSDLPGLLSALAADLRGLDYTLDGVARLLGPTASAALNRDQVIPAMLATEQAVQLSEAAAPLAAVVRLWLLAEPQERETLDAALPATGVEGLLELGLLQPVPGASRFTAKADLRPYGWDANPDGSGGAELWVASDLAAHQQAGVLRHDHVLGIGQASTTLVQTTIRQHTERALDLGTGCGIQAFHLLHHCQHVTATDISERALAYSRFNILLNAEPLSVDPDRLEDRVSLRLGSLLEPVAGEEFGLVVSNPPFVITPRSAGEVPAGQFTYRDGGLPGDEIVASLVADLPGILAPGGAAQMLGNWEVPAGAHWDERPRSWVRPGTDAWFIQREQVSPEQYAETWLQDASESRDRQHYRDAYAAYLADFASRDVAGIGFGMVWLRRPAAGRQAAINRFEEITYPIEQPVGPHLGAAVERSDWLAGHHLAGTHLLVADDVTEERHQRPGAEHPGVILLRQGAGLRRTNLMSTELAGFVSACDGDLAAGQIAAALEALLGGEAGSFQRSLLADVANLVQDGFLIPAAFTAGQ
- the topA gene encoding type I DNA topoisomerase; amino-acid sequence: MPSKAKTGKKLVIVESPAKSKTIAKYLGEGFIVEASIGHIRDLPQPSELPAELKKTSVGKFAVDIDNDFKPYYVVSADKKKKVTELKAALKDADELYLATDGDREGEAIAWHLLEVLKPKVPVYRMTFGEITKEAIQRAMGNLRDVDQDLVDAQETRRVLDRLYGYEISPVLWRKVARGLSAGRVQSVVTRMVVDRERERMAFKAASYWDLTGQFGADSGSFKAKLAAVNGAKVASGRDFNDNGELTAKNVAHLNEELATSLAAGLQDADFRVRSVDTKPYTRRPAAPFTTSTLQQEAGRKLRFSSKSTMQVAQRLYENGYITYMRTDSSALSDEAITAARRQASELYGPEYIPQSPRVYSNKAANAQEAHEAIRPAGDSFRTPAQVAKQLSGDEFRLYELIWKRTVASQMGDAKGSTATIRLGAVATDGRDAEFSASGTVITFPGFLAAYEEGKDETRGDDESDEARRLPNVAKDDSLTASDIQAVGHETSPPPRFTEASLTAELEKKGIGRPSTYASTISTIQDRGYVRKQGSALVPSWIAFSVIRLLEQHFSDYVDYEFTADMEGDLDKIANGQEAGASWLRHFYFGEDSEPGLLSIVNNLGEIDAREINSIPITDDITLRVGKFGPYLESSAAVVDPKTGEIVESARANVPEDLAPDELTAAKAIELMETAAPEERVLGADPHTGHTVVAKNGRYGAYVTEIIPEMTDEDLAKQPVEYYKNGKPKPAKKPVKAKPRTGSLFKSMTVDSVTLDEALQLMSLPRALGEDAEGNLITVQNGRFGPYLKKGTDSRSIGSEEEIFTITLEQALEIYSQPKQRGARAAVPPLAEFGPDPVSEKNIVVKEGRFGPYITDGITNITVPRATSLEELTREQAVELLAEKRAKGPVKRTATRKAPAKKKATAKK